The Streptomyces sp. NBC_01463 DNA window CGCACCGTGTTGGAGTTGATGAACTGCCCGTTGTCCAGCGTGGACTCGCTGACCGTGTACTCCGGCCGGGAGTTGCCCTGGATGTCACCGATCACCAGGTCGATCGGCAGTGCGTTGATGCGGCGGTCGACGGTGGTGCGGGTGCCGTCGGACAGCTTGTACGAGGCGAGCTCGTAGACGATGCCCTCGTTCGGGTCGGACTGCTCCAGCGCGACGATGCTCTTGCGGGCCGCGTCGTAGTGCAGCTGGCGCGAGTAGAGCCGGTTGGTCTGCTCCCACTTGACGCTGCCGTCCTTGGTGTCGAACACCAGGGTGTGGCCGGACGGGTCGGCGGTGGCGCTCAGCTTCCGCTGGTCCCACGAAGCGGCGACCAGGCCGTCGCCCAGCGGCTCCAGGCTGGCCCAGCCGGCACCGGTGAACATGCCGGTGTCGTACGTCCAGGTCGTGGCGGGTGTGAGCGCGCCGTCGGCGTACGAGAAGCGGATGCCGCTCAGCGTCGCCTTGGAGTCGGCCGGTGCGTTGAGGTTGAACGTCGGCGAGTCGGCGACGACCAGGGTCTTGCCGACCAGCTTGATGTTGTAGACGCCGGTGTAGAGCTTGCTCCACAGCGTCTTGCCGCTCGCACCGTCCAGGACCGTCACGAACGTGCCCGTGGGCAGCTTCGATCCGGGGGCGGTGAACGGGCGGTACGGGTAGGCGCCGACACTCGCGGTGAAGACCACGTCGTCCACACCGTCACCGGTCAGGTCCCCGGTGGTGTAGCCGTTGTCGGAGGCCATGGTGAAGGGGCTGACCGCGTTGTATCCCATGACGATGCGCGCCGGGTAGGGCTCGGTCTGCCACGGACGGGCGTTCGTGATCTTCCAGTCGGTGTACAGCGAGGCGTTGTCGCGCCGCCACACCTCCTTGCCGTCGGCGGTACGGCGCTGGACGGGGCCGAGCGCGTCCAGCGCGAAGTAGTCACCGTTCGCACCGGCCACCGGGGCGGTCGCGACCATGCCGTAGTCGCCCTCCACGGACGACTTCTTGGTGACCTTCCAGGTGCCGGCCGCGTCTGCGGTGGCGCCGTCGAGCGACGAGCCGCTGCCGCCCGTCGTGCCGGTGGACGGTGCCGTGGCCGCGTCCTCGCGTGCACCGATGTGCTGCGGGTCGTACGCGCCCTGCCCTTCGGCGTCGCCGTAAGGGTTGAGCTGGGCGCGTGCGGTGAGGTCGGCGGTCTGGCTGTCCGTGAGGGTCAGCAGGCCGCTGCTGTCGCCGGCGTCGGCGGCGAGGGCGGCCGGTGCGGCGCTGAGCGCCAGTCCGGCGGCCACCAGGGCGGAGGCGAGGCGGAGGCCTCTTCGATTGATGTTCCTCATCACGCGCCCTTCGGGGAGAAGCGGATCGCGGAGGCGTCCTTGAGGACGGACTCGTTGAAGGAGTACTGGAGGGCGTCCGTACCGGCCTGGTTCTCGACGCCGATGGTCGCCGATGAGCCCTTCTGCGACGCCTTGGTGCCGATCCCCTTGTACTGGAGGGTGATCGCGCCGGTCGCCTCGTCGAAGACGGCCTCGAAGCTGATCCGGACCGAGGTGTCGGAGACCAGGGCGGCGTTGTTCCAGACGATCGCGAAGGTGCGGTGGCCCGTGCTGCCGGTGGTGGTGGTCTGGACGCTGGACTTCTTGTCGAGCGTCAGGTCGTCCCAGAACGCGGCGACGGCGCCGTTGGGCTGCTCGGCGGCGGGCAGCGCGGTGTTCTCGTAGTCGCCGAGCCGCGGCGACAGGAAGTTCACCAGGCCGTTGGTGGTGATGTTGGCGCTGGTGTACGCGACTCCGTAGTAGTTCACGGGGAACGGCAGGGCGACGGCCTTGGCGTTCTCGTCGCCGCTCAGGGCGACCTTCGTCTTCCCGGTGACCCAGTCGTACGCGGCGGGCGCGCAGGAGTACGTGCCGGCGGCGTCGGTGCGCGGCGGCAGCGAGGCCTTGACGGTCTCGTTCCCGTCGACGGTGAGCGCGCCGGACCAGTCGCCGTTGCACAGCACCGGGGCGGCGGGCGTCACGGCCAGGTGGAAGGAGCCCTCCGCGACGGACGGGAAGGCGTACGAACCGTCGGCGCCGGTGGTGACCGCGTCGAGCGGGGCGTCGGCGAACCGCACCGAGGCGCCCTTGAGCGGCTTGCCCGTGACGTCGAGGACCGTGCCGGAGACGGTGTGGTGGGCGACCGCGTCGAGCGCGGAGTCCAGGGTCGCGCTCTCGCCGACGGCGACCGTCATCGAGTCGGTGTGGGAGGCGAAGCCGTAGCCGCTCGTGGTGACCGCGTACGTGCCGGCGGGCAGGTGCAGCTGGAAGGTGCCGTCCGCGACGGTCGTGACCACCCGGGTGATGTCGCCGCTCGCAGCGGTGACGGTCGCGGCCACGGCCTTGCCGGTGGCCCGGTCGGTCACGGTGCCCGTGATGGTGCCCGCGGTGTGCGGGGCGGCGTCGACGGAGGCCAGGATGTCCAGCTTGCCGCTGCCCCAGACGTTGTTCATCGCGGCGGTGCCGCCGCAGTGGGTGTCGTCGACGTCGGCGGAACCCTGGTCGAGCAGCGCGCGGGTCTCGTCGATCTTGCCGATCAGCGAGGGGGCCGCGGACCACAGGAGGGCGACGGCGCCCGCGACGTGCGGGGTGGCCATCGACGTACCGGAGATCGAGTTGTAGCTGTTGCCCGGCCACGTGGAGCGCACGTTCACGCCCGGTGCGGAGATGTTCGGCTTCATCGAGCCGTCGAAGACGGACGGTCCGAAGCCGGAGAAGTCGGCGATCTTCCCGGCGACGTCATAGGCGCCCACGCCGTAGGAGTCGGCCTGCGAGCCCGGCGCGTGGCCGGTCGAGCAGGTCGCGCCGTCGCCGTCGTTGCCCGAGGCGAAGGCCTCGAAGATCCCGGCCGCGTTCCACGCCTTCACGATGTCCTGGTAGAAGTTCGTGTCACCGCCGCCCCAGGAGTTGTTGACGATGTCGGGCGCCAGCTCGGGCTTCGGGTTCTGCCCGTTGTGGTCGGTCGGCGCGAGGATCCACTGCCCGGCCGCGAGCAGCGAGGAGTCGGAGCACTCCCGGGCCTCGCAGCCCTTGGCGGCTATCCACTTGGCACCGGGGGCGACGCCCACGCCGTCCTGGCCGACCATGGTGCCCATGGTGTGGGTGCCGTGGCCGTTGTTGTCGCAGGGGGCCCCGTCGGTGCACTGACCGGTCGGGTCGAACCAGTTGTAGTCGTGGCTGAAGGTGCCGTCGCCCTGGTTGCCCCGGTAGTTCCCCACCAGTGCCGGGTGGTCGTACTGCACACCCGAGTCGACGTTCGCGATGACGATCCCGTCACCGCGGTCCTCGTACTGGTCCCAGACCTGGTCGGCCTTGATGTCCTTGACGCCCCACTCCGGGGTGACCTCGGTGGCACCGGAGTCCGCGTCGGTCTTCGTGCCCGGCGTCGTGGACGACTCCAGGTCGTCGAGCGCGTAGCGCTGCTCCTTGACGATGCTCGCCACGTCGGACCGCTTCGCCAGCTCGTCGACGAGCTTCTGGTCACCCGTGACCTTGACGGCGTTGTTGATCCAGAACGACTCGTGTCCGACCTTCTTCTTGTCGAGGAAGGAGGCCAGGGACTTCTGCGAGGTGCCGGCCTCGGCCCGCAGCGCGGAGAAGGCCGACTTGGCCTTGTCCTTGTGCGCGCGCTTGCCCTGGGCGGCGGTCAGGTCGGCCCGCTGCTTCATGACGACGAAGAAGGTCGACTCCTTCCCCTTGCCGACGGCGGCACGGAGAGCGGAGTCGACCTTGGCGGAGGGTGCGGGGGTCGCGGTGGATCCGGATCCGGTGGCGGCGGTCGCGGACGGCGCCGCGCCGAGTACGGCCAGGGCCGTGAACGCGGTCGCCGCCCATGCGACGCCGCGGCGCCGGGGGCTTCTGGGTGGGTACATGAAGGGGGCTCCTACCGGGGAGAGGGGCGCGTCAACCCGGCCGGACCTCCGGAGACCGGGGGCGGCGCCGCAAGCTCGGCCAGGTTGGTGCGAGAACCTATGAGGAGCCCGTTACTGAGGAATTACTGGGACCACCGCACGCACGTCACCGCGCGCGTCACCACGCCCCCGGTGCGGGCGGCGGGACGACGTCGGGGCGGTCGTTGCAGGTGATGGTGTTCGGCAGCAGCCAGGGCGCGAGCCAGCCGCCGTCGTTGCCGCCCAGGTCCGTCAGGGAGAACTCCGAACCGGTGGCGGGGAAGTTGAACGAGCCGCAGTTGTTCACGCCGACCGCGCCCACGTTCCGCGCGTCCACGTTCTCGAAGGTGGCGCCGCCCGCCGCCCGGGCGCTCAGCACGGAGGTGCCGGTGCCGTCGACCTTGATGTCCTTGAAGTGGACGCCCTTGATGACGTACTGGTCCTTCACCGCCCAGTCGGAGACCAGCATGATCGCGTTGTAGGTGCTGTCGAGGAAGCTGTTGCCGGTGACCCGGATGTCGGCGTCGATGCTCTTGTCGAGCGCGAAGATCCACAGGGCGCCGAGGCCGATGTTCCAGTTCAGTTCGTACGTACCGGCGCGGACCGTCGTGTTGCCCGTGAGGTTCAGCTTCCCGGCGAACGGCTCGGCGCCGAAGCGGGAGCCGACGTGCAGGGCGCTGCCCTCGCGGATCGGGTCGGCGACGAGGTTGTCCGAGACGGTGTTGTCGGTGCCCCCGTAGATCGCTATGCCGTTGGCGAGGACCGGGGTCTGGACGGTGTTGTGGTCGAAGGTGTTGCGGGCGTTCGCCGTCTTCTCGGACCACATCGCGAGGCCGTCGTCGCCGGAGTTGCGCACGAAGGTGTTCGAGACCCGTGAATCGGTCACGCCCGTGTGGAAGTTGATGGCGTCGGCGATCTGGTCGACGATGATGCTGTCGCTGATCCGCAGGTTCTTCAGCGGCCCGTCGAACCACATGCCGACCTTGGTGTGGCTGATGTGCAGGCCCTCGATCGTCGAGTCGCTCAGCGCGCCGCCGATGCCGTTGACCTGGTCGGTGTCGACGCGTTCCCGTACGTCGCCCTCGATGGCGAAGCCGGAGAGGTGGACGTTGCGGCTGCCGCCGTCCGCCGCGTCCTTGCCGTAGAAGCCGACGCCGGTGTGGACGGAGCCGTCGGCGGCGGGCTCGTCGAGCGCCACCTCGCGGCCCTTGATCTTCGTGTACCAGTTGCCCGCGCCGGTGATCGTGACGTCGTCGACGACGATGTGCCGGTCGACGCGGTACGTGCCCGGCGGGATGTACACCTTGAGGTGGGTGCGCCTGGCGAAGGCGATCGCCTTGTCGATCGCGCCTGCCGCGTCCCGCCGGCCGGTCGGATCGGCGCCGAACGCGAGGACGTTGGCGGCGAGCAGCTCGACGTGCGGAAGGCCCACGAGCTCCGAGTCCAGCAGGTCGACCGTCGTCGACGCGGCCCGGCTGCCCGCCGGGACGGTGAGCCGTACGGTGTCGCCGGCCCGATAGGTCCGGCCGAGCAGGAGCCGCTGCTCGTCGTAGAAGTGGCTGGGCCGGAACGGCTTCCCGATGACCGGGGAGGGGGTCGTGGCCGCGGGCACGCAGGAGCACTCGGTGATCCACCAGTCGGGGTGGAGCAGTCCGGCGCCCGGGTCGTTCGAGAACGGGTACTGGTTGTACAGCCAGGAGTACTGCGAGGTCAGCGTCATCGTGGAGCGCTTCTTGCCGTTCACCGCGACATCGAGCGGTGCGGTGATGCCGCCACCGCCCGGGGCGTCCGGAATGCTGTAGCGCACGGTGATCGCGTTGGCGGACGCGGGCAGCGTGAACTCCACATGCTGCCCTGGTGCGAGCGAGACCGCCTTGCGTCCGGACGCCTCCGCCGGAAGCGTGTAGGCGGTGCGGTCCGGGCCGATGACCGTGCCGTCGGTGACCGCGTTCTCGGCCTCCTGCTCGGCGAAGGCCACCTTCGCGCCCCTCCCCGCGACCAGCGCGGGATCGAGGGCGGCCCGGGTGACGGCGGGCGCCGCCGCGGAGGGCGCCGGTGCGGAGGCGGGGCGGGCGCCCGCGGGCGTACCGGCCAGCACGCCGAGGCCGACGGCGGCCGCGGTCATCGAGGCAACCGCGGCCGCACACAGGGCTGACCGGCGCGGTCTTCGTGACCTCGCACCGACAACCGTGATCTTCCGTGACATCGCAGGCCCGTTTCTCTGAGGAGGGGTGAACGACCGGGACGTCCGGTGGGGCGGCCGCCGGGAAGGTGAGGCGACAGTAGGACTCGCGGGTCCCGCCCCACAAGACTCCTGCAAGGAGATTTCTCACCCTTGACGTGTAACTGCGTTGTCTCATCAGGTTTTTGCGTGACCGGACGGCATCGTTGCAGGATCCCAGCCTTGGGCGAAGGGCGGTACCGAGGCCGTCACCGGCGCTCCGCGGCGGCGGGGAACGGCCTGTTGCCGCCCACAACCGACGGTGTTGTCTCCGGTACGATCCCGTCATGTCTGACGGACTTCGGTTGAGTGAGGTATTGGCGAGCCTTCGCAGGGAACTCGCAGCCGCTCACCACCAACGCGATCCACTCATACCCTTAGAGGTAAAGGAGATCGAGGTTGAACTCACGGTCGAAGTGGCCAGACAAACCGCGGGCGAAGCGGGTGTCAGCTGGCTCGTGGTCGCAAAAGGAAGTAAGAATTCCGCGTCGACGACCTCTCATAAACTGACGCTCACCCTGGGCCCGGGATTCGTCGATTTCAACGGCAACCGGGGCGAGCTTCTGGTCACGCCCTCGGTGACCGTCCGGGACGACGACTGAGATGGCCGAGAACCTCGCCGCACGGGTGGCCAAGATCAGATTCGACGCGGCCGACGGCCGGGTGTTCCTCGGCAGCGGATTCCTGCTCGCCCGCGGCCTCGTCCTGACCGCCCAGCACGTCGTGACGAAGGCGTCCGAGCACGCCGGCGGCCGTGTCACCCCCGGGCAGTTCACGGTCAGGCTGGAGGGCGCCACGTCGGCGGCGGCCGTCACGGAGATCGTTCCGCTGGAGGCCGACGGCCTCGACGCCGCACTGCTCATGGTCCCGGACCTGGACGAGCCCAGGGGCACCGCCACCCGCGGAGGCACTCATCGCGGCGTCCAGGCGCTGGAGAACTGCCGGATCATCGGATACCCGGTCGCGGGCATCGAATCCGGCTCCACGTCGCCCAGGCCGACCGTCGTGCGGGTGAACCTCGCCCCCGTGGTCGGCGACGACGGCACAACGATCGCGATTCAGGTCATCGACCCGGTGCCGCGGGCCGACGAGGACTGGGGCGGCATCTCGGGCGCGGGCGTGATCGGCCCGGGCGGGCATCTGCTGGGCATCGTGACCAGCGTCCCCACCCAGTGGAACGGCCGCCTGCGCGGCGTCTCGATCGCCGCGGTCCTGTCGGCGGTACGGCGGCGAGCGGTGAGCGCACTCGAACCGCTGCGGAGCTTTCCGCTCGTCGATCTGTCGGCGCGGCCGTCGGTCTTCGGCACCGACGGCTGGTCCGGTGCCCCGCCGCGGCCCCCCGACGCGAGCCTCTTCGCCTTCGTGAACTACCGTTTCCGCCAGGTCGAGTTCGTCAACGACGGCCAGAGCGGCACGGTGCTCGACAGCATCGTCGACTGGGCGAACGATCTGCCGTCGAGACCGGACATCAGGATCGGACGGCTGACCGGCCCGGCCGGGGTGGGCAAGTCCAGGATCGCCGCCGAGGCCTGCCGAATACTCAGCCGTGACCCGCGGACGATGTGGCAGGCGGGATTCGCCGACTACGAAAAGCTCTCCGGCACGCACACCTTCGCCACGCCGCATTTCATCGTCTTCGACTACGCCGAGCACCAGCACGAACTGCTGGGCACGTTCATCGAGAACCTCTACAAGCAGGCGATCGACGCCGGCCACCTCGGCGCCTCGATCCGGCTCCTCGTCATCACCCGCGGCGAGGAGGCGTGGCCGGGACAACTCCGGACCCGCGATGTCGATCTCCCTTCGCTGCTCACCGGCTCCTTCGCCCTGACCACCCAGGCGTTCGACGAGCAGGAGGCCCGCGAACGGCATGCGGAGGCCGCGTACCGCTCCTTCAGCGAGGCCGTCGGCGGACCGGACACCCCGCGGGATCTGCCGGCCGCGGAGATCCGGCGGATCGCCGCATACGACCGGCCGCTGCTGGTCCACATCGCCGCCCTGCTGGCGGCCTCCGGCCGGGCGGTGCCCATCTCCGCCGCCGACGACTCGGCGCGTCTGCTCCTTGACACCGTCATCGACGTCGAGGTCGACCGGCTGACCAGGTCGAGCACGGCGCACAAGGACGGTGCGCGCGCGCTGGCGGACCGCGGCCGGGCGAAGCAGGCGCTCTGCGTCATGACGCTCACGGGTCCGGCCGTGCAGGATCTCGTGGAACTGCTCGCATCGACACCCGCGTTCGAGGGCGAGCCGGAGCGGTCCCGCACGGACGTCGCCAACGCGCTGCACCGGCGCTACCCGGCCGCGGCCGTCGCGGGCGGAGCCCCGGGCGCCCTGCTCGCACCGATCGAACCGGATCTGATCGCCTCCCATCTGCTCGCGACGACGGAGGGCCGGGCCGCTCTCGTCGAGCGACTCGTCGTTTCACGCGCGGTCGCGGCGCACCCGGCGTATCTCGCGCGCCTGCTGAACACCCTGGCGCTCGCCGCGGACGACTACCCGGAGATCAGTGACGATCTCAGAACCCACCTGGGGCAGTCCCTCGCTCAGCTCGTCGGCAGTGCCGACGCCTCGCAGTCGCTCTCGGAACTGCTCCAGGCGCACCTGCGGCGCCTGGTGGACGTCGCCGTGGAACTCGCCGGGCGGCAGGACCTGACGGCGGCACGGCAGCTGACCACCGCACTCGGCCTGCCCTACCTGACCGGGGTGGACGTCATCAACGAGGCCGCGTACCACGCCCATTACACCGTTCCGTACCCGCACGCCGCGCTCGACGGGCTCGGGGCCGCGCTCGCGGCCCGGGGTGTGGTGTACCGCGCCGCCTCGGGTGAACCCGAGAACGTGTACTCCGTCTACCTGAACTACGGCGCCCGCCTGGGCGGTCTCGGCGAGGCGACCAGGGCGCTGGACGCCGTCAGGCGCGGGATCGGCTACGTCGAGGACGCGGTCGCGACCGGCCGGCGGGACCAGCGGGAGACACTGGCGGTCGCACTGCACGGTCTGGC harbors:
- a CDS encoding S8 family serine peptidase — translated: MYPPRSPRRRGVAWAATAFTALAVLGAAPSATAATGSGSTATPAPSAKVDSALRAAVGKGKESTFFVVMKQRADLTAAQGKRAHKDKAKSAFSALRAEAGTSQKSLASFLDKKKVGHESFWINNAVKVTGDQKLVDELAKRSDVASIVKEQRYALDDLESSTTPGTKTDADSGATEVTPEWGVKDIKADQVWDQYEDRGDGIVIANVDSGVQYDHPALVGNYRGNQGDGTFSHDYNWFDPTGQCTDGAPCDNNGHGTHTMGTMVGQDGVGVAPGAKWIAAKGCEARECSDSSLLAAGQWILAPTDHNGQNPKPELAPDIVNNSWGGGDTNFYQDIVKAWNAAGIFEAFASGNDGDGATCSTGHAPGSQADSYGVGAYDVAGKIADFSGFGPSVFDGSMKPNISAPGVNVRSTWPGNSYNSISGTSMATPHVAGAVALLWSAAPSLIGKIDETRALLDQGSADVDDTHCGGTAAMNNVWGSGKLDILASVDAAPHTAGTITGTVTDRATGKAVAATVTAASGDITRVVTTVADGTFQLHLPAGTYAVTTSGYGFASHTDSMTVAVGESATLDSALDAVAHHTVSGTVLDVTGKPLKGASVRFADAPLDAVTTGADGSYAFPSVAEGSFHLAVTPAAPVLCNGDWSGALTVDGNETVKASLPPRTDAAGTYSCAPAAYDWVTGKTKVALSGDENAKAVALPFPVNYYGVAYTSANITTNGLVNFLSPRLGDYENTALPAAEQPNGAVAAFWDDLTLDKKSSVQTTTTGSTGHRTFAIVWNNAALVSDTSVRISFEAVFDEATGAITLQYKGIGTKASQKGSSATIGVENQAGTDALQYSFNESVLKDASAIRFSPKGA
- a CDS encoding right-handed parallel beta-helix repeat-containing protein encodes the protein MSRKITVVGARSRRPRRSALCAAAVASMTAAAVGLGVLAGTPAGARPASAPAPSAAAPAVTRAALDPALVAGRGAKVAFAEQEAENAVTDGTVIGPDRTAYTLPAEASGRKAVSLAPGQHVEFTLPASANAITVRYSIPDAPGGGGITAPLDVAVNGKKRSTMTLTSQYSWLYNQYPFSNDPGAGLLHPDWWITECSCVPAATTPSPVIGKPFRPSHFYDEQRLLLGRTYRAGDTVRLTVPAGSRAASTTVDLLDSELVGLPHVELLAANVLAFGADPTGRRDAAGAIDKAIAFARRTHLKVYIPPGTYRVDRHIVVDDVTITGAGNWYTKIKGREVALDEPAADGSVHTGVGFYGKDAADGGSRNVHLSGFAIEGDVRERVDTDQVNGIGGALSDSTIEGLHISHTKVGMWFDGPLKNLRISDSIIVDQIADAINFHTGVTDSRVSNTFVRNSGDDGLAMWSEKTANARNTFDHNTVQTPVLANGIAIYGGTDNTVSDNLVADPIREGSALHVGSRFGAEPFAGKLNLTGNTTVRAGTYELNWNIGLGALWIFALDKSIDADIRVTGNSFLDSTYNAIMLVSDWAVKDQYVIKGVHFKDIKVDGTGTSVLSARAAGGATFENVDARNVGAVGVNNCGSFNFPATGSEFSLTDLGGNDGGWLAPWLLPNTITCNDRPDVVPPPAPGAW
- a CDS encoding tetratricopeptide repeat protein is translated as MAENLAARVAKIRFDAADGRVFLGSGFLLARGLVLTAQHVVTKASEHAGGRVTPGQFTVRLEGATSAAAVTEIVPLEADGLDAALLMVPDLDEPRGTATRGGTHRGVQALENCRIIGYPVAGIESGSTSPRPTVVRVNLAPVVGDDGTTIAIQVIDPVPRADEDWGGISGAGVIGPGGHLLGIVTSVPTQWNGRLRGVSIAAVLSAVRRRAVSALEPLRSFPLVDLSARPSVFGTDGWSGAPPRPPDASLFAFVNYRFRQVEFVNDGQSGTVLDSIVDWANDLPSRPDIRIGRLTGPAGVGKSRIAAEACRILSRDPRTMWQAGFADYEKLSGTHTFATPHFIVFDYAEHQHELLGTFIENLYKQAIDAGHLGASIRLLVITRGEEAWPGQLRTRDVDLPSLLTGSFALTTQAFDEQEARERHAEAAYRSFSEAVGGPDTPRDLPAAEIRRIAAYDRPLLVHIAALLAASGRAVPISAADDSARLLLDTVIDVEVDRLTRSSTAHKDGARALADRGRAKQALCVMTLTGPAVQDLVELLASTPAFEGEPERSRTDVANALHRRYPAAAVAGGAPGALLAPIEPDLIASHLLATTEGRAALVERLVVSRAVAAHPAYLARLLNTLALAADDYPEISDDLRTHLGQSLAQLVGSADASQSLSELLQAHLRRLVDVAVELAGRQDLTAARQLTTALGLPYLTGVDVINEAAYHAHYTVPYPHAALDGLGAALAARGVVYRAASGEPENVYSVYLNYGARLGGLGEATRALDAVRRGIGYVEDAVATGRRDQRETLAVALHGLARALADAGEHDEALRTAERAVECLTELAAEDRGKNLHFLSLARGQYSGELRRAKRDADALRVSRQAFQGYEELAHWGYKSYKAHLPYMTQITALLAEALAAVNEPGESLMLHQYSAYLAEELVEQDGAAFRPELAARTRGLATSYYVLGRTDDAVAASSRTVEVYEKLVEDGEERYLVPLLKEYERAIRFRCTAGQDLETALRICNHGRAVAEDLEKTRQDFVGDLGFRLRMADTDLGLKYTQAINQTIEILIEQAQGRLYRDPDWRTAPPVMLDGTSVDPATLAGLEDLKDSMEPGAEIRVYTDNRLLPPRLEELVRFIRSEPAIGMLADPSNERLAACLRALPSVAEALQAEVIDNAGQKQLREFLADHAYLSSLDPDEQAHWGSFKLAVGALGMLSGSAVRLGADSETFRAVVPGILRYTYLAGDHLAGLTAGWFVKSVWDDVREPDDPDSMALDDRFAGTVFASGDHGRALALWKDVVHRREQVLGPDHQRTIVTVGNLAACLITFGKDEFDQAEALYESATERGDRVLGPDHPDVLRLRGNQAGLFFRRGRYDEALLRQQDLLRRYKNNLGADHQDALSVADSLALTLRALKRYAQAEVLAEVTLERAQRIFGVGDPRTRQYEERLERINDPIEGEEAGEEGEDEAV